From a region of the Lactuca sativa cultivar Salinas chromosome 4, Lsat_Salinas_v11, whole genome shotgun sequence genome:
- the LOC128133422 gene encoding uncharacterized protein LOC128133422, translating into MELKSKNPGTTVKIDVETEPNGPFPGQILTAVGLDSNNGIYPVAYAIVETENINSWTWFLEHLGDDLDLNSSSNFTFISDWKKGILAAIEKLFPSAEQRFCLRHVYDNMKLKHKGDELREAVWCCGKVYNIPKFNRAMEKLKKLNPEAHEWLSKIPAKHWARSHFSGRALTDSLTNNLCEVFNSKLDKARDKPIITCLEYIREYLTKRIVNVHKVLDKCKGSLSTTATTILENNKTEASKMRVLFNGADKYQVTGLWMEQYVVNLKERSCTCRKWDITGIPCQHAIAAMYDKMQNGSECGDPEDWVSKCYWLSTWNAMYQHTIDPINGRSMWPTSDCPTTLLPPKHHKQVGRPKKKRKRAVDEPIQSTKLSRKHLTVTCSKCHNKGHNARTCKGQGGPSEAG; encoded by the exons ATGGAATTGAAGTCAAAGAATCCAGGAACAACTGTGAAGATAGATGTCGAAACTGAACCCAAT GGTCCCTTTCCAGGACAAATTCTTACTGCAGTTGGGCTTGATTCGAACAATGGCATTTACCCAGTTGCATATGCCATTGTAGAGACTGAAAATATTaactcttggacatggtttttggaACACTTGGGTGATGACTTAGATTTGAATTCTTCATCTAACTTCACTTTCATTTCAGATTGGAAAAAG GGAATCTTGGCTGCAATAGAGAAGTTATTTCCATCAGCTGAGCAAAGGTTCTGTTTAAGACATGTGTATGACAACATGAAATTGAAACACAAAGGAGATGAATTGAGGGAAGCAGTATGGTGTTGTGGAAAAGTATACAACATACCAAAATTTAATAGGGCTATGGAGAAACTGAAAAAGCTTAACCCAGAAGCACATGAGTGGTTAAGTAAAATTCCTGCAAAACACTGGGCAAGATCCCATTTCTCTG GAAGGGCATTGACTGATAGTTTAACAAATAACTTGTGTGAGGTATTTAACTCCAAGCTAGATAAGGCAAGGGACAAGCCTATAATCACTTGTTTGGAATATATTAGAGAATACCTCACAAAGAGAATAGTAAATGTTCATAAGGTGCTAGACAAATGCAAAGGTTCTCTAAGTACAACTGCAACAACAATCTTAGAAAACAATAAGACAGAGGCAAGTAAGATGAGGGTTCTATTTAATGGAGCTGATAAATATCAAGTGACTGGTCTATGGATGGAGCAGTATGTTGTGAATTTGAAAGAGAGGAGTTGCACTTGCAGGAAATGGGACATTACAGGTATTCCATGCCAGCATGCTATTGCTGCAATGTATGATAAGATGCAGAATGGGTCAGAATGTGGAGATCCTGAGGATTGGGTGAGCAAATGTTACTGGCTCAGTACATGGAATGCTATGTACCAACACACAATTGACCCAATAAATGGAAGGAGCATGTGGCCTACATCTGATTGTCCAACAACCCTTCTCCCACCCAAACATCACAAACAG GTTGGTAGGCCAAAGAAAAAAAGGAAGAGGGCAGTTGATGAGCCAATTCAAAGTACCAAGTTAAGTAGGAAACACTTGACAGTCACTTGTAGCAAATGCCACAACAAAGGTCACAATGCTAGGACTTGCAAGGGGCAGGGAGGTCCTAGTGAAGCTGGATAG